Proteins from a single region of Apium graveolens cultivar Ventura chromosome 7, ASM990537v1, whole genome shotgun sequence:
- the LOC141672303 gene encoding patatin-like protein 2: MQVNDKIFIHVSGPVMYNVYIIYMIVIPSTNSTSPSVSNHTAPYRMERLSSLLRIQPPKYGNLITVLSIDGGGIRGLIPATILEFLESQFQELDGEKARLADYFDVIAGTSTGGLVTAMLTAPDSNRRPLFAAKDIKPFYFQHGPKIFPQRQSTLGRVKSFWGPKYDGKYLHDVVRAKLRETRLHQTLTNVIIPTFDIKHLQPIIFSTYEAKNYPCFDARLSDICISTSAAPTYLPAYSFNNHDSQGNVREFNLIDGGVAANDPTLVAITEVTKQIFEGNPDFSPIKAVDYGRYVIISVGTGSTKIEKKYDAKCAAKWGLLGWLLHQGSNPLVDVFTQASGDMVDYHLSVVTQALHCESNYLRIQDDTLTGTDSSVDISTKENLKKLVRIGENLLKKPVSRINLHNGAHEQVENSGTNEEELRRFAKLLSQERRLRELRSPHTNKLS; encoded by the exons ATGCAAGTAAACGATAAAATATTTATACACGTCAGTGGCCCTGTCATGTACaatgtatatataatatatatgatTGTTATACCATCTACAAATTCGACCAGCCCATCTGTCTCTAACCACACTGCTCCTTATCGAATGGAGAGACTATCATCGCTACTTCGAATCCAGCCCCCAAAATATGGGAACCTAATTACTGTTCTCAGTATCGACGGAGGTGGCATTCGAGGTCTCATTCCTGCCACCATTCTTGAGTTTCTCGAATCCCAGTTTCAG GAGCTGGACGGCGAAAAAGCTAGACTTGCTGATTACTTTGATGTGATTGCGGGCACAAGCACTGGTGGTCTCGTGACAGCTATGCTAACTGCGCCTGATAGTAACAGGCGCCCTCTTTTTGCTGCCAAAGATATCAAGCCGTTTTATTTCCAACACGGCCCGAAAATTTTCCCACAGAGACAGAG TACGCTGGGGAGGGTCAAATCTTTTTGGGGTCCTAAGTATGACGGAAAATACCTTCATGATGTTGTGAGAGCAAAGCTAAGAGAGACTAGGCTGCATCAAACTTTGACAAATGTGATTATTCCTACTTTCGACATCAAACATCTGCAGCCCATAATCTTTTCTACTTACGAG GCCAAGAACTACCCCTGTTTTGATGCTCGGCTGTCTGATATATGCATTAGCACCTCTGCTGCTCCAACATACCTTCCTGCATATAGCTTCAATAACCACGATAGCCAAGGGAATGTCCGTGAATTCAATCTTATAGACGGTGGTGTTGCAGCCAATGACCCT ACATTGGTTGCGATAACTGAAGTGACAAAACAGATATTCGAGGGTAATCCAGATTTTTCCCCAATAAAGGCTGTGGACTACGGCCGGTATGTGATTATTTCAGTAGGAACAGGCTCTACAAAGATTGAAAAAAAATATGATGCAAAATGCGCAGCCAAATGGGGTCTTTTGGGATGGTTGCTTCATCAAGGCTCGAATCCTTTGGTGGATGTCTTTACGCAAGCTAGTGGAGATATGGTTGATTACCATCTTTCTGTAGTCACTCAAGCTCTTCATTGTGAAAGCAATTATCTCAGAATTCAG GATGATACACTAACAGGGACAGACTCATCAGTAGATATATCTACCAAAGAGAACTTGAAAAAGCTAGTCAGAATCGGTGAGAATCTATTGAAGAAACCAGTTTCCAGAATAAATCTGCATAATGGTGCCCATGAACAAGTAGAAAATAGTGGAACTAATGAAGAAGAATTAAGAAG GTTTGCGAAATTGCTGTCGCAGGAAAGGAGACTGAGAGAGTTAAGATCTCCGCACACCAACAAATTAAGCTGA
- the LOC141671730 gene encoding uncharacterized protein LOC141671730 → MGDKRGSIAFFTTYRPPVALDIYSCPLPSKSDKEELCMTDGDSFNYDGHSIPPAALKLIIKRPKLVPEGIKDADVDNGTVSGIVFISERDDLETIQIAIQTKSSSQNVTTKVFSFEDVYPRSDGVRMEDSPCIAGARRDILVYISTKEPAPRRRQPWTVVYKTNLKSGKTDRLTPSLQADLSPSVSPSGKRIAVASYQKKAGWAGEIQDLKNSIYVMNVEKPFMRRMVVENGGWPTWGSENVLFFHRKVGEFWAVFRVEFGDNFVSEPTRVTPDKSNAMTPLAIDSTTVAVSMIGDLAKFGSDRTPDHYRHVIVFDSNTKKPVNHVTQITRPLADHFNPFLIMDVKTNTKRIGYHRVNTDLVKKGENIERQFRKIESPLPDVGLFRLSGAFPTFSNDGKKIAFVDNEFKAVWVADAEGLRIVFEMDGPGKIFSPVWNQNKDMDILYVCIGPAFSADQILEIHRIPNASRGRQHAQLLTDGFNNAFPSSNPEGTKLVFRSTRDHPIDSSKPGTERNDFKNLYIMEDAEEGDFGEGQITRLTKGDWIDTHCQWSPSGEWIVFSSTRDKPKTAPLKDNKLDSGYFAVYLVNPKHKDVVVRVFGSADDLAGHVNHPVFSPDGRTIVVTSDLAGISVDPISLPLVEHSVRAYGDIFSVEIDKDDIKKNENVKDFKRITHTRYENSTATWTMFSTDDPNASWNLQFSEPYTPACPHAPASGAESWHMSGHLCIPKRCC, encoded by the exons ATGGGAGACAAGAGAGGTAGCATCGCCTTTTTCACAACCTATCGCCCACCAGTAGCTTTGGACATTTACTCCTGTCCTTTGCCATCCAAGTCTGATAAAGAAGAACTGTGCATGACCGATGGAGATTCATTCAATTACGACGGCCATTCCATTCCACCTGCAGCTCTGAAACTCATTATCAAGCGTCCGAAACTTGTCCCCGAAGGAATCAAGGATGCCGATGTAGATAATGGCACTGTCTCTGGCATAGTTTTCATTTCTGAACGAGATGACCTGGAAACAATTCAAATTGCTATCCAGACCAAATCATCATCTCAAAATGTTACCACCAAAGTGTTCAGTTTCGAGGATGTTTACCCTCGATCAGATGGTGTTCGCATGGAAGACAGTCCATGCATTGCCGGTGCTAGACGAGATATTCTCGTCTATATCTCTACCAAGGAACCGGCTCCTCGTCGCCGTCAGCCGTGGACTGTTGTTTACAAAACTAATCTCAAGTCCGGAAAAACCGATCGACTCACTCCATCAT TGCAAGCTGATTTGAGCCCATCAGTGTCACCGTCTGGAAAGAGGATAGCAGTAGCATCATACCAGAAGAAGGCCGGTTGGGCTGGGGAGATCCAAGATCTAAAGAACTCTATTTATGTGATGAATGTTGAGAAGCCATTCATGCGCCGGATGGTTGTGGAGAATGGAGGCTGGCCGACATGGGGAAGTGAAAATGTCTTGTTTTTCCACCGCAAGGTTGGTGAATTTTGGGCAGTTTTCCGTGTTGAATTCGGGGACAACTTTGTTTCGGAACCCACCCGTGTAACTCCAGATAAATCAAATGCCATGACCCCTCTAGCCATTGATTCCACCACTGTGGCAGTCTCAATGATTGGTGATTTGGCAAAATTTGGTAGTGACCGAACGCCAGACCACTATCGTCACGTTATTGTATTTGATTCAAATACTAAAAAACCAGTCAATCATGTCACTCAGATAACAAGACCTCTGGCTGATCATTTTAACCCCTTTCTAATAATGGATGTTAAGACTAATACCAAGCGCATCGGATATCATCGTGTCAACACTGACCTTGTTAAG AAAGGAGAAAATATAGAAAGACAGTTCCGAAAGATCGAGTCTCCGCTTCCAGATGTTGGACTGTTTAGGTTGTCCGGAGCATTTCCAACGTTTTCTAACGATGGCAAAAAGATTGCATTCGTCGACAATGAGTTCAAGGCTGTCTGGGTTGCTGATGCAGAAGGCTTACGTATAGTTTTCGAG ATGGATGGACCAGGCAAAATCTTCTCTCCCGTGTGGAACCAGAACAAGGATATGGATATCCTGTACGTTTGTATTGGACCGGCTTTTTCAGCTGACCAAATACTAGAGATACATCGTATCCCAAACGCTTCCAGAGGAAGGCAACATGCTCAATTGCTCACGGATGGTTTTAATAATGCCTTCCCTTCCTCTAATCCCGAGG GTACAAAATTGGTTTTTCGATCTACCAGAGATCATCCGATTGATTCTAGTAAACCTGGAACGGAAAGAAATGATTTCAAGAATTTATACATAATGGAGGATGCAGAGGAAGGGGATTTTGGTGAAGGTCAAATAACCAGGCTTACAAAAGGGGATTGGATTGACACACATTGCCAATGGTCCCCAAGTGGAGAGTGGATTGTATTTTCTTCCACTCGTGACAAGCCCAAAACTGCGCCACTAAAGGACAACAAGCTTGATTCGGGGTATTTTGCGGTATATCTGGTGAACCCCAAGCATAAGGATGTGGTGGTtagagtctttggaagtgcaGACGATCTTGCAGGGCATGTGAACCATCCAGTCTTTAGTCCAGATGGCAGGACCATTGTTGTAACATCAGATCTTGCTGGTATATCGGTTGATCCCATTTCATTGCCTCTTGTGGAGCACTCAGTCAGGGCCTATGGAGATATTTTTAGTGTGGAAATTGACAAGGATGACATTAAGAAGAACGAGAATGTCAAGGATTTCAAACGCATCACACACACTAGATATGAGAATTCGACGGCTACCTGGACCATGTTTTCAACCGATGACCCAAATGCATCATGGAATCTCCAATTTAGCGAACCATACACTCCAGCTTGTCCTCATGCACCAGCTAGTGGAGCTGAAAGTTGGCACATGAGTGGCCACCTCTGCATCCCCAAACGCTGTTGTTAa